The following DNA comes from Pseudomonas triticicola.
TTTAAGGGAAAGCTTAGGTGGGGCTGGTTTTACCAAGCTTTACCAAAACTCTGGTGACAATATTAGATCCTCAGGTCTTGCAAATAGTAATATCTTTGACGCCGGCAAGATATTTAATTTTCCAAAGCATTTAAATTTTTTGATTAAGCTTGTTCGAAAATCCACAATAGCAAAAGGAGTTCCGTGCAGGGTTGTTATAGATGCGATTAGAAATCCGTATGAGGCATTCTTTTTAAAAAGGAGGTATGCAAACTTCTATCTGATATCCGTGAATACGCCTAATTCGAAAAGATTGAGTAGTTTGCATGAGTATAGAAAGCTTTCAATAAGGGAGATTTCGGATCTCGATAACAAGGAGTATCCTGGAAAACTTTCCGGGGCGAATAAATTTATCGCGCAAAATATTCAGGCTTGTATCGAGATTGCTGATATTCATATTCACAACTCCAAAACTAGCGAGTTCAATCAAAATGACTTGGTGAGTCAGCTAGCATGGTACCTAGCGCTTATGATGCATCCTGGGTTAGTGATGCCGACGTCAGTTGAAAACTGTATGCAAATAGCTTATACGGTCAAGCAAAGCTCTGGCTGTATTTCGCGACAGGTTGGGGCTGTGGTAACAGATACTGGTTACAGTGTAAAAAGTGTCGGCTGGAACAGCACTCCCCAAGGACAAACTCCATGCCTGTTAAGAAGTGCCGAGGACTTACTGAGCGGAATTAATGGTGCCGATTATAGTGAGTATGAAAAAAACGATAATGTGTTCCGCAAAGCTTTAAGTGATAAGTATTTTGATTTGATAAGAACTGGCGCCACTCAAAAACGAAATATCCCGTTTTGCTTCAAAGCGCTACAAAATGAAATTGAGGGTGAAAAGAATCAAGTTCACACGAGATCACTTCATGCAGAAGAAAATGCTTTTTTGCAAATTGCAAAATTTGGTGGGCAAAAACTTATTGGGGGTGTTTTGTTTACTACCGCTAGCCCCTGTGAACTTTGTGCAAAAAAAGCGTATCAACTGGGTGTCACTAAAATAATATACATCGATCCCTATCCAGGCATTGCTACTGATCATATTCTTTCTGTCGGTGCAAAGAAGCCAATACTTGAACTATTTCGAGGAGCAGTAGGGCGTGCTTTTTATCAACTTTATCAGCCTTTGATGCCTTATAAGGATGAGTTGGAGTTGTTGTATGATATTCCTTCTTATCATAACCCTGAGAGTCCATCGAAAAGCTTCCTAATGAATGAGAATGAAAGGTTGCACGCTCAGGTCGATGCTTTAAAAAATGAATTACGCAAATCAAAAGAAAATTAGAAGGTTGGAGCGGATTTGCTCTCTGGAAGCAAATCCAAGACCTTTCGCGTTGGCGTCAATTTATTTGCCGAAAAGTGAACGCCTGTAAATTAATTTGCACATTTTTTATTGTGTTGTCCGTTTTAGAGGCAAAATATTTTTTGAATCCATTCTTCATCCTTTCCAAGTTTGGAGAAAGGGCCATGAATTGAGGCCGCGCAACCTCTTAGCGGAACGTTGCGATCTTTAATGTCTGAAATAATCCAGTCAACATAGATTCTCCATTCGGAAATATCTACGTCTTTAACTTTCCCTATTGCAAGGATTGCCATTTCTGATGATCCTTTCCCTAGTAAGCGTTTGACTGCAATACGATCACCTGTCTTTACGTGCGTAAATCGTTCTTGTTGATTTTTTATGGAGTTTCCTACTCCGGCCTCCTCATTCTCGAATTTATTTGCATCCCAGCAATACCAGTATCCCCGTTGTAAAAATTTAGGTAGGACGTCTTTTGATCCTCCCCAT
Coding sequences within:
- a CDS encoding glycyl-tRNA synthetase subunit alpha, whose translation is MTTNYWLVGATWGGSKDVLPKFLQRGYWYCWDANKFENEEAGVGNSIKNQQERFTHVKTGDRIAVKRLLGKGSSEMAILAIGKVKDVDISEWRIYVDWIISDIKDRNVPLRGCAASIHGPFSKLGKDEEWIQKIFCL